In the Lytechinus variegatus isolate NC3 chromosome 17, Lvar_3.0, whole genome shotgun sequence genome, TACCAactacccatttacctcacctggtgggtgttccataaaggcgttcgtaagttaagaagaactttaagaacaactggtgatcctatcTTGTGGTTAATGGTACATTgaattggcaatggtttagcatgtaagaagggttcaccagtcgttcttaaagtctctcttaacaactttaagaacgactggtgatcctatcTTGTGGTTAATGGTACATTgaattggcaatggtttagcatgtaagaagggttcaccagtcgttcttaaagtctctcttaacttacgaacagctttatgaaaaggccCCCTGGGTTGAGCGCAGCACAATGTGAGTAAGTTTCTCGCTCAAGGAAAACATGACATGGCTTAGAATCaaacccacgtccttcagattaaaatacaaaagttgTAAACACCAGACACCtacatgtttcatgaaatgaagcCCCGATTTCTTTTTGCGTGAATTAACTCAATTAAGATTTTCAGACATTATAGTGGCTGTTACATTCTTTttgttgttaccatggttacagtcAAGAAGGACAACGGGAGAGGAAGTGCAGAGAAGGACCGGAGCTCATTTCTTCTCTCCATCTCAGACGTATGATGTCATAGCAGGTCAAGGTACCATCGGTCTCGAGCTGTTAGAACAGGTGTGTTTGAAGGGGTTAaacttcgtaattccaaaggttcttaattccgaagaTTTGTAATTcagaaacacgtaaattgcctatacttCGATGTtagttaatccgaacatttgtggcattattccgaaggttcgataatctgaaaacgaaatgaggttcgatgttccgaaggttcattagtctgaaaacgaaataaggttcgttgttccgaaggttcgttaatccgaaaacgaaataaggttcgttaatcattacgtttttggaccaacgaaccttcggaattatgaacctcatttcgttttcggactaacaaaccttaagaattacgaacctttggaaatacgaacctttggaatatctgaaccttcggaataacgaagcttcggaattacgaatgtatgcggtttgAAGGGATCCTCCAGAGTCCAGGATGAAAGAGATACGATTTGAACAGTTTATtttcagttggtctaatgccaGTTTGTCCAATTACCGACTTGTCTactctactatcatttggtctaccatcagttcgtccactatccacatggtctagttgccattttgtccactcaccatttcatctcataaccagttggtccaatagacaTTTAGTCCatgtaccatttggtctaattggcgaaatgaatgaaaatgaaatggaaattagaccaactggctatgagacaaaatggttatagatgagctggtgattagacaaagtgattattggacccaATGGTAATTAGACCAAGATGaaattagatgaaatgttgatggacagaatggcattagactaaatggaggtgaaccatgtgatgagtggacgaattggcaatttaccgatTTGATCACAtgaccagccaccccaaaaccGACACCAAGTTGCCAGGGAAGGTTCtgtgaaaataaatatcaataatttagtAAGAAATAACAAATGAGCTCAAAGAATAACTCCTCCtcttcatcaaaatttgacattagaatgttaaatttgaaacaaaagagATACAggaggtttttaaaaccatacccccccccccccgaaaagcTTGCAAGTTTAATAGAGATTGAAGTGGCATCTCacgcttgagtgaaccccataCTTTGAACCTTGTTTTTCCTAATTCCTTGAACCTTTCACCAAATTTCTTCTACAACAATCAAAGTATTTGTGTTGAATACTGCTTATCAATGATGACAgttatacattatttttcacTTAGGATTCGCTTTCTGAAGCTTAattaaaatctcaaaattcattttcggCAACTTAATGTTGGATTTAGGGTGGCAGGTCACACACGAGAAagtaaaatcagaaaaaatacCCAAACTTCCAtcaaatcggacaaggaataacagtTATGACCTTTCAGCAAAACAGATTTATGCATGTGTTTATCGTCACCAGATCCCTGTCAGTAATAGAAATATGACTCTCCAGCTTAATAATGAACAATTAGTCAAAATAAACTCTGAGCTTAGAATACATTAAGAGATGATGTTTAATCTACTAGATTCTTGTTGATCTTTACAGGTATCTGGTCTTGATGCTGTGATAGTACCGGTAGGAGGAGGGGGCATGATATCCGGTATCGCAGCTGCCGTGAAGGTAAATTAAcatttgagaatgtatatcatctagctAAGGTCTGGTATAGATACcttgggtggtattctgagatccatctTATCTCAGATAATATTTTATCtctgttaaaatcagtgagataaaatacccttaaaatctttccgaattggtattctgagaacaattctatcttcatttttatctctgtaaggcacacctattttttaatcaatatccaatgaGAAAcacgcttttatagctctctcttATCTAACTCAACCAATGGcaatccattccgccaggaggtgtggcaaaggagtGAGATTGCATCAAtgtattgacttcaaatacgcttgcgcgtctttaaagagatttctttttaactaaaatgacaatactctcatctttttttcgaagtctatatcgcatcttttcgagcatcatttcaaagacaatattagtcaagaaaagtcttcTGAAATGATTCCTGATTGTACAGCAATAACGTTAAGATGTTCTTTTCagtaaatatatcattttcttcattttcatttcaacatttagagttaattcacctagaaatattgaagaaatcaacgtcgcagagataaaatagccgcTACCCtctttcaagtttattttattttttcttcaaagtaacagtggcgcaagcacatcatccgcGTTGCAATTGTGAAATACGCGATTGGCAAGTCTACGCAGGCACTGCTCTGTCGCGTATCATATAGATACACAagataaaattttgaattttatctgagagataaagtGTAATTTCAGattaccaatttcattttaagagataaaatgaaatattgtaaagataaaatgacctcagaataccgcccctagCTTTTATAGGAAGTGGTTGGGAACAATCCGAAAGGGTTTATCACACCGCCAGCATGCTTATTCAGAACATCAAAGTTTACTTACAATAATTCAGGGTCGCATGAAgttctattcattttaataccaCATGCTTTTCCTTGTCTAGCTAATACAGGAAACAGCATGCTGGACTGCATTATAACCAAAGATCATGGGTTCAAGTCCatcccgggcggatgactgaagtcagtgcgttgtgtttaaacgtctctcccatgtttcatagattgcaggctatgttacaatggaaaacactccgtccctcggatagggtGTTCAATGGAGgtcccgtgtagaggagagtcaccacctttgcacgttaagaacccactgcactattcgtataagagtagggggaaaccccgttGTAgcggtccacctgcattccccccaatcagttatatcgggaggagagacctgctggtcatagtgattcagttcgcttttcgcatTTTATcagtaacatattttttttccagtttctTAATTGCATTAATTATATACTGTAAAGTGCATCTAGGTGGTGTGAATTTATGATAACATAAATTTTTAGAGAATTCCTAAAATTTGTTCTGGATCTTTTTTACTTTGATTTCAAGTGGTACTTTATTTTCCAGAAATTACttcctgaaaaaataaaacgaaaatTGACCTTGAGCTCTCCTTCATCTTGGAAGATTGTTATTACTGTATCTTCAAttgtatcaaaattttaaacagagcAAAAACCCAGCAATCAAAGTCTTCGCAGCTGAACCCCAAAATGCAGATGACTGCTTCCGATCGTTCCAAGCCAAAAAGCTAATTCCATTACCACCGGGCCCGGTGGACACCGTAGCTGATGGTTTGAGGGTTTCTATTGGCGAATCTACTTGGCCAATCATTGAGAAGTACGTTGATGATGTTATCACCGTCACAGAAAACGAGATAAAGGTGGGTTTGGCATCCATGTCGATTCCTATTGATGTACAcagtgctacatgtatatacaactCTTATGTTACAATTTAAGAATCCAAATATGTTTCAAAGATGTGTAAACAATTTTGAGTAGAATAGTTTCCAACTTCCTAAGTTCCACCCctaaaaacgaaatcacagatCTCGTTCCCTCCATGACATTTTCTGTCAATCTGAGTCAGCATCACTCATGAAGAAAAACTACCATTAGAGGATACAACCCCAGTTTCGAACCTTGAAAAACCTTGAATCTCCCCGGGCCATGCTATTTAAGTATCTAAACAGGTGTTTCTTTACCTCGATGGGTCCAAAAAGAACTAAACCGCAATTGCGTACGCAGTGTGGTACGCAGTGTGACTATTTCAGCACACTCGCGGGCCACCACATGCAATCATTTGTATTTCCTTTCTCTTTGTAGTTTCCTTATTTCTGGGATGATTTTCTtcgtttgaaattgaaaacgAATAAACATTGGATTTCAAAAtgcaaaatgccttgaaaactTAATTATACATCAAATACAATAATATCAGTCCTAGTggcctactacaggcagagctGCTCTTATGTAATCACAGCTGCTGTTTTCAGTCTAACCCTGGCTCAACACCTAGGCTTGCCTGCGGATGTGAAATGTTACATAATCAAATTGGTCATGCAGGCAAGGTTTTTGTTAGTGGGGTATAAAACTGCAGTTCCATACCTGAGCTGCGGTTTTCTTCCCAACGAGGGTTTGACATAATGTAACATTTCACAGTAGAGAATGTAACTTCCCACAGCTCAGCACATGCTCACAATAGAATCATGTGCATTTACACCGATATTTCGTTCCAAGTTTTGGAGCTGATGAAAAATTGTAAATGTGTTGCTTGTGCAGAGTCAAGGAAAAAACTGctattttgattcaccaattttcagACATGAAAAACCTTGataatattatacaattaatgcacatttatgagtgtgttatgatgatgcagcacactcgagggtatttacaattatgcgaaagcaagaggcgcttgcgccgagtgcttttacataatattttgaatgcccgagagttgctcgcatcgtcactaacatcacaaatcttaaaatgtgcattgttttataaaatgggtcggcaaaatgaatttttcatggaaatcttgttcaaatccctccaacttgtgtactgtcaattatgacgtcacaggtgtatctactatgcgcgcctaagttcaaaatcctagccagcctcttttactgaaggcgtatcagtttttacgtgctattggaactaatgctgcacaaaaattgcacagtgctgcacgaaaaaagcacgactggaaggttgcgcgtaattaaagcatgaacacgtgacttgaatacgcactcaccattggctacatccttgaacccgtttcataataatacatgtactctgTTCTTTAACCATTAATACGTTGCAGAGAGGAAAGTTTCTCAAAGGGGAACCcaaccttggtcataaaatgtactATTGGAAAcaggaaataagaaaaacagaatggtgaaagtttgaaagaaatcggacaagcaatatataagaaagttattgctgctttaaaattgagatccctaagactaggtacatgtaaatttcaaattggcaactcagaactgggtaagtaaattatcacaagctttgtgttatgggcttCAAACACAGAGCATTACTATTgattttttacaattgattgtacattgttgTCAATGCAATAAATCGTGAAAATCGATTACTTCTAAGCTTTGTGTTCTGgtcatccttttttttcaccTGCAGGATGCAACCCGTTACATCTGGCAGTTCATGAAGCTCTTCATCGAGCCGTCTGCTGGGGTGGGTGTGGCTGCAGCTCTCAGTCAGGAGTTCTCCCAAAAGTCCCAGGATTTGAAGAATGTAGCCGTCATACTTTGCGGAGGAAACGTGGACGTGGACTCGGTTAAACATTGGTTATGATCGCGAGACGCACATGTATCTCCAATGTTGAAGACACTTGGTTATCAAGAAACTTGAGATGATTTTTACAAATGATCTTGGAAATACTTCGAATTAGGTCTTGAGTCTTCACTCCATGAAATTGACAACATTGGACTCTTCAAATCGTCCGTCAAAAATACTCACTTATTTCAGCAGATGTGCAGTAATTAGCGTAATTGGATGAGCCTGTGCCGATGGatgtttttaacagaaatatggTGCAATGTAAATGATGTGGATCGTCATGTAAATACACGCTGTATGTACACCATATATCACAGAAACTCCTCTGAACTGGAATATTAGACAAATAAATTGGCTCTTTTCTAGACTTCATCACTTTCAGCATGTTCAGCATGTGGCAGAGTCTAGGATTTGGAAGTATTCTCCTGACTTATGAAGAGACTGTTATCAGGATGAATGATGGACTTATCTTGTTCTTTGAAATGGAGGATAATACCACTGAATTTTCCTTCCTTGGAgggttgtggcccagtggaatagtcttctgactttcgaacagagggtcgtgggttcaaaatccaggccatggcgtaatttccttcagcaagaaatttgtccacattgtgctgcactcaacccaggtgaggtgaatgagtacccggcaggattaatttcttgaatgcataagcgctgaaaggcagctcgagctaaagccggggtaataatattaaCAACATGCCtccgaatagaatatttctagatagatggtgctatacaaatgcctattattattatcatcatcatataagCCGCTGAATCTGGGGTAGGGGATGCCCATACTCTTTTcaataattgttaaaaaaagtaCAGTCTGCTCTATTTGTTATTGCTCATCAGA is a window encoding:
- the LOC121431439 gene encoding serine racemase-like isoform X3 — protein: MTYCAEPESRVGFPANSFLILIKCSQIRGALNAVSRLVEGVAEDQEKPKVVTHSSGNFGQSLAFAAKLKGLDAYIVMPETAPQCKVKAVKGYGAEVIRCKPTEESRRTTGEEVQRRTGAHFFSPSQTYDVIAGQGTIGLELLEQVSGLDAVIVPVGGGGMISGIAAAVKSKNPAIKVFAAEPQNADDCFRSFQAKKLIPLPPGPVDTVADGLRVSIGESTWPIIEKYVDDVITVTENEIKDATRYIWQFMKLFIEPSAGVGVAAALSQEFSQKSQDLKNVAVILCGGNVDVDSVKHWL
- the LOC121431439 gene encoding serine racemase-like isoform X2; protein product: MEIVNLNAIEDAAERIKGHVHLTPVMTCGMMDKMAPGRNLYFKCELLQKTGSFKIRGALNAVSRLVEGVAEDQEKPKVVTHSSGNFGQSLAFAAKLKGLDAYIVMPETAPQCKVKAVKGYGAEVIRCKPTEESRRTTGEEVQRRTGAHFFSPSQTYDVIAGQGTIGLELLEQVSGLDAVIVPVGGGGMISGIAAAVKSKNPAIKVFAAEPQNADDCFRSFQAKKLIPLPPGPVDTVADGLRVSIGESTWPIIEKYVDDVITVTENEIKDATRYIWQFMKLFIEPSAGVGVAAALSQEFSQKSQDLKNVAVILCGGNVDVDSVKHWL
- the LOC121431439 gene encoding serine racemase-like isoform X1, producing MDVVSFAVYKVKTALIRSAKLFVLRSFRYLKTMEIVNLNAIEDAAERIKGHVHLTPVMTCGMMDKMAPGRNLYFKCELLQKTGSFKIRGALNAVSRLVEGVAEDQEKPKVVTHSSGNFGQSLAFAAKLKGLDAYIVMPETAPQCKVKAVKGYGAEVIRCKPTEESRRTTGEEVQRRTGAHFFSPSQTYDVIAGQGTIGLELLEQVSGLDAVIVPVGGGGMISGIAAAVKSKNPAIKVFAAEPQNADDCFRSFQAKKLIPLPPGPVDTVADGLRVSIGESTWPIIEKYVDDVITVTENEIKDATRYIWQFMKLFIEPSAGVGVAAALSQEFSQKSQDLKNVAVILCGGNVDVDSVKHWL